A genomic window from Salvia splendens isolate huo1 chromosome 11, SspV2, whole genome shotgun sequence includes:
- the LOC121754897 gene encoding putative E3 ubiquitin-protein ligase UBR7, with product MSDVFDDEVEAEPTISIGDYLKSVEEEELEADLILGGDEGKECTYGKGYVKRQAIFSCLTCTPDGNAGVCTACSLVCHDGHEILELWTKRNFRCDCGNSKFGEVYCKLLAGKDVENTENMYNHNFKGTYCTCDLPYPDPNVEEQVEMIQCCICEDWFHEEHIGLQSGDKIPRDEEGEPLYEDFICQGCSVICSFLTCYPQIISASDPSDTGKEKAVENSVLISSDTLDEDSCSIGSSLSNTKSHTAPGEGDAEAVIKGCSEVAGPSTKCIIGGIIENLPDTGNSKPLFLSKGWREILCRCGKCSDMYAQRRISFLLDKEDSIAEYEKMGQQKRNENIQKLEGAELNFMNNLGHVEKMEILSGIADMKNEIFSFLESSDPSKPVTTADVQQLFENLAKKRKRSD from the exons ATGTCTGACGTTTTTGACGATGAAGTTGAAGCTGAGCCCACGATTTCGATTGGGGATTACCTGAAATCAGTCGAAGAAGAGGAGTTG GAAGCAGATTTAATTCTGGGAGGTGATGAGGGCAAGGAGTGTACCTACGGAAAAGGGTATGTCAAAAGACAGGCAATTTTCTCATGTTTGACCTGCACACCTGATGGGAATGCTGGGGTCTGCACAGCGTGTTCCTTGGTTTGCCATGATGGCCATGAG ATTCTGGAACTATGGACCAAAAGAAATTTCAGATGTGACTGTGGAAATTCAAAATTCGGGGAGGTCTACTGCAAGCTTTTAGCCGGCAAAGATGTAGAGAATACAGAGAACATGTACAACCACAATTTCAAAGGTACTTACTGCACATGTGATCTGCCTTACCCCGATCCTAATGTTGAAGAACAAGTTGAGATGATTCAGTGTTGTATTTGTGAGGATTGGTTTCATGAGGAGCATATCGGTCTTCAGTCTGGTGACAAG ATCCCAAGAGACGAGGAAGGCGAGCCACtttatgaggatttcatctgccaAGGGTGTTCAGTCATCTGTTCTTTTCTTACTTGCTATCCTCAAATCATTTCAGCATCAGATCCTTCAGATACTGGGAAGGAAAAGGCAGTCGAAAACTCTGTTTTGATATCTTCAGACACACTTGATGAAGACAGCTGCTCCATTGGTTCTAGTTTAAGTAATACAAAATCTCATACTGCTCCTGGAGAAGGTGATGCAGAAGCTGTAATTAAAGGATGCAGTGAAGTTGCTGGCCCGAGCACCAAGTGTATTATTGGAGGCATAATCGAGAATCTCCCAGATACTGGGAATAGCAAGCCCTTGTTTCTTTCAAAAGGTTGGAGAGAAATCCTCTGTAGGTGTGGAAAGTGTTCGGACATGTATGCCCAGAGGCGAATTAGCTTCTTGCTCGACAAAGAGGACTCGATCGCTGAGTATGAGAAAATGGGACAGCAGAAAAGGAATGAGAATATTCAGAAACTAGAGGGTGCTGAGTTAAACTTTATGAACAATCTGGGCCATGTTGAGAAGATGGAAATACTAAGCGGAATTGCTGACATGAAGAATGAGATATTCTCTTTCCTG GAATCGTCAGACCCCTCGAAGCCTGTCACGACTGCTGATGTCCAACAGCTTTTTGAGAATCTTGCCAAGAAGAGAAAGCGTTCTGATTAA